Proteins from one Tautonia marina genomic window:
- a CDS encoding efflux RND transporter permease subunit, translating to MTEPQQHAPPESPPRASTLDRVIRFCLENKLVVALVVIAVTAWGAMVAPFDWDLGGLPRDPVPTDAIPDIGENQQIVFTEWMGRSPQDVEDQITYPLTVNLLGIPGVKTIRSYSFFGFSSIYIIFDEEIEFYWSRSRVLEKLNSLPAGTLPEDVQPALGPDATALGQIFWYTLEGRDPDGNPAGGWDRNELRTVQDWYVRYALQAAEGISEVASVGGFVQEYQIDVDPDAMRASRVTLDQIFNAVRMSNVDVGARTIEVNKVEYVIRGLGFLESVEDLEKSVITQNENVPIRVKDVATVSLGPALRRGALDKAGAEAVGGVVVVRYGYNPLAAIKNIKAKIAEIAPGLPTTADVDFDQIDRDTVESFAAGHGFKAFSDGGGLNDQEWLSWLRGTPREDWPEWVTTSQVTVVPFYDRAGLISETLGTLNTALVEEILVTIIVVIVMVMHLRSSFLISVLLPLAVLMCFIAMKTFGVDANVVALSGIAIAIGTMVDMGIIVCENILKYLDEADPDEPRLEVIYRASSEVASAVLTAVSTTVISFLPVFTMIGAEGKLFRPLAFTKTFALIASVIVALTIIPPAAHVLFTRRAGTGKLKALFSISLIVAGGVVGVTLAWWAGAILAGLGAYRLVEPALPPWSRRAAVSTANALVVAVVGIVLTRHWEPLGVEQGLLRNLAFVATLIGGLLGAFVLFQMVIYRPLLRWCLDHKLLFLSVPVTVVLLGASAWLGFDRVFGVVPWAVGQAGGDPEDVRLSKPWVTMAHTFPGLGKEFMPDLDEGSYLWMPTTMPHASIGEALDVLQLQDMAINAIPEVDLVVGKLGRVESPLDPAPISMIETIITYKSEYITDASGHRLNFRYDEKAGEFARDDRGELVPDPSGRPYRQWRDEIRTTDDIWQAIVDAATIPGTTSAPKLQPIAARIVMLQSGMRAPMGLKVRGPDLETIERVALELEGLLKQVPSVEPSAVVADRVVGKPYLEIDIDRDAIARYGLMIRQVQDVIEVAIGGKRITTTVEGRERYPVRVRYLRELRDQIETLGRILVPAPDGTQIPLEQLADIRYVRGPQAIKSEDTFLVAYVLLDKKPGFAEVDVVEDCQAFLRDTIESGEFVLPAGVSYRFSGNYENQVRAQKTLSVVLPLALFLIFLILYFQFKQVPTTLLVFSGIIVAWAGGFLMVWAYGQNWFLDFEVFGTNMRELFQVHTINLSVAIWVGFLALFGIASDDGVVITTYLDQSFSSARIETVEDARVATIEAGMRRVRPCLMTTATTILALIPVLTSTGRGSDIMVPMAIPSFGGMLIEVMTMLVVPVVYCAIKEIKLRAGIRDELFEERAR from the coding sequence ATGACTGAGCCCCAGCAGCACGCCCCGCCCGAATCGCCCCCCCGGGCGTCGACCCTCGACCGGGTCATTCGCTTCTGCCTGGAGAATAAGCTTGTCGTTGCCTTGGTCGTCATTGCCGTGACGGCGTGGGGCGCGATGGTCGCACCGTTCGACTGGGACCTCGGCGGCCTGCCGCGTGACCCGGTGCCGACCGACGCGATCCCCGACATTGGCGAGAACCAGCAGATCGTCTTCACCGAGTGGATGGGCCGATCACCGCAGGATGTCGAGGACCAGATCACCTACCCGCTGACGGTCAACCTGCTGGGTATCCCCGGCGTCAAGACGATCCGCAGCTACTCGTTCTTCGGCTTCTCGTCAATCTACATCATCTTCGACGAGGAGATCGAGTTCTACTGGTCCCGGAGCCGGGTGCTGGAGAAGCTCAACAGCCTGCCTGCCGGCACGCTGCCCGAGGACGTGCAGCCGGCGCTCGGGCCCGACGCGACCGCCCTGGGTCAGATCTTCTGGTACACGCTCGAAGGCCGAGACCCCGACGGCAACCCCGCCGGAGGCTGGGATCGCAACGAGCTGCGCACCGTCCAGGACTGGTACGTCCGCTACGCCTTGCAGGCGGCCGAGGGGATTAGCGAGGTCGCCTCGGTTGGCGGCTTCGTGCAGGAGTACCAGATCGATGTCGACCCCGACGCGATGCGCGCCTCCCGGGTTACGCTCGATCAAATCTTCAACGCCGTGCGCATGTCCAACGTCGACGTCGGCGCCCGGACGATCGAGGTGAACAAGGTCGAGTACGTCATCCGAGGGCTCGGCTTCCTGGAGTCGGTCGAAGATCTCGAGAAGTCGGTGATCACACAGAACGAGAACGTCCCGATCCGCGTGAAGGACGTGGCGACGGTCTCCCTCGGCCCGGCCCTCCGCCGGGGGGCGCTGGACAAGGCCGGGGCCGAGGCCGTCGGCGGCGTGGTCGTGGTCCGTTACGGGTACAACCCGCTGGCGGCGATCAAGAACATCAAGGCGAAGATTGCCGAAATTGCCCCGGGCTTGCCGACCACCGCCGACGTCGACTTCGACCAGATCGACCGCGACACCGTCGAGTCCTTCGCCGCCGGGCACGGCTTCAAGGCATTCTCCGATGGCGGCGGCCTGAACGATCAGGAGTGGCTGAGCTGGCTTCGGGGAACCCCCCGCGAGGACTGGCCCGAGTGGGTGACGACCAGTCAGGTCACGGTCGTCCCCTTCTACGACCGAGCCGGTCTGATCTCCGAGACCCTGGGCACGCTGAACACGGCCCTGGTCGAGGAAATTCTGGTTACGATCATCGTCGTGATCGTGATGGTGATGCACCTGCGCAGCTCCTTCCTCATCAGCGTCCTGCTGCCCCTGGCGGTCTTGATGTGCTTCATCGCCATGAAGACCTTCGGGGTCGACGCCAACGTGGTGGCCCTCTCCGGCATCGCAATTGCGATCGGCACAATGGTGGATATGGGGATCATCGTCTGCGAGAATATTCTCAAGTACCTTGACGAGGCGGACCCGGACGAGCCCCGGCTGGAGGTCATCTACCGAGCGTCGAGCGAGGTGGCCTCGGCGGTCTTGACGGCCGTCTCGACGACGGTGATCAGCTTCCTGCCCGTGTTCACCATGATCGGCGCCGAGGGAAAGCTCTTTCGGCCACTGGCGTTCACGAAGACGTTCGCGCTGATCGCCTCGGTGATCGTGGCCCTGACGATCATTCCCCCGGCGGCCCATGTCCTGTTCACTCGGCGGGCTGGGACGGGCAAGCTGAAGGCACTGTTTTCGATAAGCCTGATCGTGGCCGGCGGGGTGGTCGGTGTCACGCTGGCGTGGTGGGCCGGGGCGATCCTTGCGGGACTGGGAGCTTACCGGCTCGTCGAGCCGGCGCTGCCGCCGTGGTCCCGCCGGGCCGCCGTCTCTACGGCCAACGCCCTGGTCGTGGCGGTCGTGGGCATTGTCCTGACAAGGCACTGGGAACCGCTGGGCGTCGAACAGGGCCTGCTCCGCAACCTCGCCTTCGTGGCAACGCTCATCGGCGGGCTGCTCGGGGCCTTCGTGCTGTTCCAGATGGTGATCTACCGGCCGCTGCTGCGCTGGTGCCTTGACCACAAGCTGCTGTTCCTCTCGGTTCCCGTGACGGTTGTGTTGCTGGGCGCCTCGGCCTGGCTCGGGTTCGACCGGGTCTTCGGCGTCGTCCCCTGGGCGGTCGGTCAGGCCGGGGGCGACCCGGAGGACGTCCGGCTCTCGAAGCCTTGGGTCACGATGGCGCACACGTTCCCCGGGCTGGGCAAGGAGTTCATGCCCGACCTGGACGAGGGCTCCTATCTGTGGATGCCCACGACCATGCCGCACGCCTCGATCGGCGAGGCGCTCGACGTGCTCCAGCTTCAGGACATGGCAATCAACGCCATCCCCGAAGTCGACCTCGTGGTCGGCAAGCTCGGCCGGGTGGAGAGTCCGCTCGACCCGGCGCCGATCTCGATGATCGAGACGATCATCACCTACAAGTCCGAGTACATTACCGACGCGTCTGGCCACCGGCTCAACTTCCGCTACGACGAGAAGGCCGGCGAGTTCGCCCGAGACGATCGGGGCGAGCTGGTCCCCGACCCCTCCGGACGCCCCTATCGCCAGTGGCGCGACGAGATCCGGACGACCGACGACATCTGGCAGGCGATCGTCGACGCCGCCACCATCCCCGGCACTACCTCCGCGCCGAAGCTCCAGCCGATCGCCGCCCGAATTGTCATGCTCCAGAGCGGCATGCGGGCGCCGATGGGCCTGAAGGTGCGTGGGCCGGACCTGGAGACGATCGAGCGGGTTGCCCTTGAGCTGGAGGGCTTGCTGAAGCAGGTTCCCAGCGTCGAGCCGTCGGCCGTGGTCGCCGACCGCGTGGTGGGCAAGCCGTACCTGGAGATCGACATCGACCGCGACGCCATCGCACGCTACGGCTTGATGATCCGACAGGTGCAGGACGTGATTGAGGTCGCCATCGGCGGGAAGCGGATCACGACGACCGTCGAGGGACGCGAGCGCTATCCGGTGCGCGTGCGCTACCTGAGGGAGCTACGCGACCAGATCGAGACGCTCGGCCGGATCCTGGTTCCCGCCCCCGACGGCACGCAAATCCCGCTGGAGCAGCTCGCCGACATCCGCTACGTCCGCGGCCCGCAGGCGATCAAGAGCGAGGACACCTTCCTTGTCGCCTATGTCTTGCTCGACAAGAAGCCAGGCTTTGCCGAGGTCGACGTGGTCGAGGACTGCCAGGCCTTCCTGAGAGACACGATCGAGTCGGGCGAGTTCGTGCTGCCGGCCGGTGTCAGCTACCGGTTCTCCGGAAACTATGAGAACCAGGTCCGGGCCCAGAAGACACTCTCGGTCGTGTTGCCGTTGGCATTGTTTCTGATCTTCCTGATCCTGTACTTCCAGTTCAAACAGGTGCCGACAACATTACTCGTCTTCTCCGGGATCATCGTCGCCTGGGCAGGCGGCTTCCTGATGGTTTGGGCCTACGGTCAGAACTGGTTCCTCGACTTCGAGGTTTTTGGGACCAACATGCGCGAGCTGTTCCAGGTGCACACGATCAATCTGAGCGTGGCGATCTGGGTCGGCTTCCTGGCGCTCTTCGGCATCGCCTCCGACGACGGTGTGGTCATCACCACTTACCTGGACCAGAGCTTCAGCTCGGCACGGATCGAGACGGTTGAGGACGCGAGGGTCGCGACGATTGAGGCCGGGATGCGTCGGGTGCGGCCGTGCCTGATGACCACGGCGACAACCATCCTTGCCCTGATCCCGGTGCTCACGTCCACCGGCCGAGGGTCCGACATCATGGTCCCAATGGCCATCCCCAGCTTCGGTGGCATGCTCATCGAGGTGATGACGATGCTCGTCGTGCCGGTCGTCTACTGCGCCATCAAGGAAATCAAGCTCCGGGCCGGGATCCGGGACGAGCTGTTCGAGGAGAGGGCCCGCTAA
- a CDS encoding efflux RND transporter periplasmic adaptor subunit codes for MSAHVSKSEPSPDRAAPALSGPPTPSQSPNPSRRSGRVSRLAGGLVTSVVVLAALGIGIGLGRSLLAPEGGGDGGGEAGAASPGASAATVWTCSMHPQIRQPNPGDCPLCGMDLIPATDDGGEEAEGLREVSISREARELLDLKVEPVERRYVTATVRMVGKVDYDETRLGYITAWVPGRLDRLFVDYTGVEVQEGDHLVSIYSPELYSAQAELIRARQAAQERRSSSGVLGAERLLESAREKLRLWGLTEAQIQEIEAQQEPSDHLTIYAPMSGIVIQKNLQEGAYVETGTRIYTISDLSRLWVKLDAYESDLPWLRYGQEVEFTSEAYPGEVFTGTIAFIDPVLNAATRTVKVRVNVPNPSGKLKPDMFVRAVVRAQVATAGRVMDAALVGKWICRMHPGVVKDIAGDCDVCGMPLVRTETLGYVSAAAAADESAEPLVVPASAVLKTGTRAVVYVERPNADRPTYEGREIVLGPRAGDSYIVRAGLEEGERVVTQGNFKLDSALQIAAKPSMMNPEGAMADAGSDGGGDQLALPPSVAGQLGRVLSAAGEAASAMDSGDREAMRAALQSLEQAIAGVDAEKLDGHAAMLWKELAMQLRNDAVEGRWAASDRRIRDAVGQLMTDIGRLRDRFGVTDDPGTLLANGPFDVSNTFREQLTGLWNAYQNAQQALAGDDPDRARSAVDQAEEALSSIDMTLLEGEAHDAWMTTRGELLAAIEPLQQANDLEALRGGFKSWSETMLTVVSSFGLPTSVGPISQHFCSMAFDNKGAAWLQADGAVRNPYFGATMLTCATDTSLIWDGPPAETVGPRPVEAPPAFREQLKALWNAYLQAQDTLASDDPARAGEAAGALDRALAGIDASALESEARETWEREQANLRTAIDRMAGAAGIEPLRAGFALLSEEMPVILETFAPEIGGDVYRMHCPMAFDGRGAAWLQAGEQPRNPYYGATMLRCVDEVQRVALGDSARDSEEGHDHD; via the coding sequence ATGTCTGCACATGTCTCCAAATCCGAGCCGTCGCCCGACCGCGCCGCCCCGGCCCTGTCCGGGCCTCCGACCCCGTCGCAATCCCCCAATCCATCCCGTCGCTCGGGTCGAGTCTCTCGGCTGGCAGGCGGCCTGGTGACGTCAGTCGTCGTACTGGCGGCGCTGGGCATTGGTATCGGTCTTGGCCGATCGCTGCTGGCCCCCGAGGGAGGCGGCGATGGTGGTGGAGAGGCTGGGGCGGCGTCTCCGGGGGCCTCAGCGGCGACCGTCTGGACCTGCTCGATGCACCCGCAGATCCGCCAGCCCAACCCCGGCGACTGCCCGCTCTGCGGCATGGATCTCATCCCGGCCACCGACGACGGCGGCGAGGAGGCCGAGGGCCTCCGCGAGGTCTCCATCAGCCGGGAGGCCCGCGAACTGCTCGACCTGAAAGTCGAGCCCGTTGAGCGGCGGTATGTGACGGCCACCGTCCGCATGGTCGGCAAGGTGGATTACGACGAGACTCGACTCGGCTACATCACCGCCTGGGTCCCCGGCCGGCTCGATCGGCTGTTCGTGGACTACACCGGCGTCGAGGTGCAGGAGGGGGACCACCTGGTTTCGATCTACAGCCCCGAGCTGTATTCCGCCCAGGCCGAGTTGATCCGAGCCCGCCAGGCCGCCCAGGAGCGGCGGTCGTCCTCCGGCGTGCTTGGGGCCGAGCGGCTGCTGGAGTCGGCCCGCGAGAAGCTCCGGCTCTGGGGACTGACCGAGGCGCAGATTCAGGAGATCGAGGCCCAGCAGGAACCGTCGGACCACCTGACGATCTACGCTCCGATGTCTGGCATCGTCATTCAGAAGAACCTCCAGGAAGGGGCCTACGTCGAGACGGGGACCCGCATCTACACGATCTCCGACCTCTCCCGCCTCTGGGTCAAGCTCGACGCCTACGAATCGGATCTGCCCTGGCTCCGCTATGGCCAGGAGGTCGAGTTCACCAGCGAGGCCTACCCGGGCGAGGTCTTCACCGGGACGATCGCCTTCATCGACCCGGTCCTCAACGCCGCCACCCGCACGGTGAAGGTGAGGGTCAACGTGCCGAACCCGAGCGGCAAGCTCAAGCCCGACATGTTCGTCCGTGCCGTCGTGCGAGCCCAGGTCGCCACGGCCGGGCGGGTGATGGACGCGGCGCTGGTGGGGAAATGGATTTGTCGGATGCACCCGGGAGTGGTGAAGGACATCGCCGGTGACTGCGACGTCTGCGGCATGCCGTTGGTGCGGACCGAGACGCTCGGCTACGTCTCGGCCGCGGCCGCGGCCGACGAGTCGGCCGAGCCGCTCGTGGTGCCCGCCTCGGCCGTACTCAAGACCGGCACCCGGGCGGTTGTTTACGTTGAGCGGCCCAACGCCGACAGGCCAACCTACGAGGGCCGCGAGATCGTCCTCGGACCCCGAGCCGGTGACTCCTACATCGTCCGGGCCGGTCTGGAGGAGGGAGAACGAGTCGTTACTCAGGGGAACTTCAAGCTCGACAGTGCCCTGCAGATCGCCGCGAAGCCGAGCATGATGAACCCCGAAGGAGCGATGGCCGATGCTGGTTCGGACGGCGGCGGGGATCAGTTGGCGCTACCGCCCTCCGTCGCCGGGCAGCTCGGCCGGGTCCTCTCGGCGGCCGGTGAGGCGGCTTCCGCAATGGACTCCGGCGACCGCGAGGCGATGCGAGCCGCCCTCCAGTCCCTCGAGCAGGCGATTGCCGGGGTCGATGCCGAGAAGCTCGACGGGCACGCCGCGATGCTCTGGAAGGAGCTGGCGATGCAGCTCCGCAACGACGCTGTCGAGGGCCGTTGGGCCGCCAGCGACCGCCGGATCCGAGACGCCGTCGGGCAATTAATGACCGACATCGGGCGACTCCGCGACCGCTTCGGTGTGACCGATGACCCTGGCACACTGCTGGCCAACGGCCCGTTCGACGTCTCCAATACCTTCCGGGAGCAGCTTACCGGCCTCTGGAACGCTTACCAGAACGCCCAGCAAGCCCTTGCCGGCGACGATCCCGACCGCGCCCGATCGGCGGTCGATCAGGCCGAGGAGGCACTCTCGTCAATCGACATGACGCTGCTGGAGGGGGAAGCGCACGACGCCTGGATGACTACCCGGGGCGAACTGCTCGCGGCGATCGAGCCTCTCCAGCAGGCCAACGACCTTGAGGCACTCCGAGGCGGCTTCAAGTCGTGGTCCGAAACCATGCTGACCGTTGTCTCGTCCTTTGGGTTGCCAACATCCGTCGGGCCAATCTCTCAGCACTTCTGCTCGATGGCCTTCGACAACAAAGGGGCCGCCTGGCTCCAGGCCGATGGAGCGGTGCGGAACCCTTACTTCGGCGCAACGATGCTGACCTGCGCCACCGACACCTCGCTGATCTGGGACGGCCCGCCGGCCGAGACGGTCGGCCCCCGGCCGGTCGAGGCCCCCCCTGCGTTCCGGGAGCAATTGAAGGCACTTTGGAACGCCTACCTTCAGGCCCAGGACACCCTGGCCTCAGACGACCCGGCTCGCGCCGGCGAGGCGGCCGGGGCACTCGACCGGGCGTTGGCCGGCATCGATGCGTCGGCCCTAGAAAGCGAGGCCCGAGAGACCTGGGAACGCGAGCAAGCCAACTTGCGGACGGCCATTGACCGGATGGCCGGCGCAGCCGGAATTGAGCCGTTGCGGGCCGGCTTTGCTCTCCTGTCCGAGGAGATGCCGGTCATTCTTGAGACCTTCGCCCCCGAGATCGGCGGGGACGTCTACCGGATGCACTGCCCGATGGCCTTCGACGGCCGGGGCGCCGCCTGGCTTCAGGCCGGCGAGCAGCCTCGCAACCCCTACTACGGGGCGACCATGCTCCGCTGCGTCGACGAGGTGCAGCGGGTCGCCCTGGGCGATTCGGCTCGGGACTCCGAGGAGGGACACGACCATGACTGA